In Propionicimonas paludicola, a single window of DNA contains:
- a CDS encoding GlxA family transcriptional regulator — translation MPLKTIAMIVTEPVAVFEFGVVVEVFGIDRQEEGVAGFELRICGQHPGRPLRAKASTPLSIIPSHGLDAVAGADLVVLVPATPDHGPYPAEVIETVQAAYAAGSTILSICSAAFLLGEAGLLDGRDCTTHWMYTEALQRRHPSARVDPRVLFVDTGQIITSAGTASGVDACLHLVRREYGAAMANKIARRMVVPPQRDGGQQQFLPAPVPECASEGLAELLDWVRTNLEQPHTVASLAGRANLSERSFARRFLAETGTTPHQWLTQQRVLAARELLESTDDPVERIASQVGFNSAVVLRDHFRRSVGVAPLAYRRRFC, via the coding sequence GTGCCCCTGAAGACCATCGCCATGATCGTCACCGAGCCGGTGGCGGTCTTCGAGTTCGGCGTCGTCGTCGAGGTATTCGGCATCGATCGCCAGGAGGAGGGGGTAGCGGGCTTCGAGCTGCGGATCTGCGGGCAGCACCCCGGACGTCCGTTGCGCGCCAAGGCGTCCACCCCGCTGAGCATCATCCCTTCGCACGGGCTGGACGCCGTGGCCGGCGCCGACCTGGTCGTCCTGGTCCCGGCCACTCCGGACCACGGACCGTATCCGGCAGAGGTGATCGAGACCGTCCAAGCCGCCTACGCGGCCGGCAGCACCATCCTCAGCATCTGCTCGGCGGCCTTCCTGCTCGGCGAGGCCGGCCTGCTCGATGGACGTGACTGCACCACCCACTGGATGTACACCGAGGCGCTGCAGCGCCGGCACCCTTCGGCCCGGGTGGATCCCCGCGTGCTGTTCGTGGACACCGGCCAGATCATCACCAGCGCCGGCACCGCCTCCGGGGTCGACGCCTGCCTGCACCTGGTTCGGCGCGAGTACGGCGCTGCCATGGCCAACAAGATCGCCCGCCGGATGGTGGTGCCGCCGCAGCGCGACGGCGGTCAGCAGCAGTTCCTGCCAGCCCCGGTGCCGGAGTGCGCCAGCGAGGGCCTGGCCGAACTCCTGGACTGGGTGCGGACGAACCTGGAACAGCCACACACCGTGGCCAGCCTGGCCGGCCGAGCCAACCTGAGCGAACGCAGCTTCGCCCGTCGGTTCCTGGCCGAGACCGGCACCACGCCGCATCAATGGCTCACCCAACAGCGGGTGCTGGCTGCGCGGGAGCTGCTGGAGTCCACCGACGATCCGGTCGAGCGGATCGCCAGCCAGGTGGGCTTCAACTCCGCAGTGGTGCTGCGTGACCACTT
- a CDS encoding sensor histidine kinase, translated as MRGSLSRRLVRRTTALVALVTVVLAVFISLANFQILQQQLDERLETAAARPGRVGASSPSNTDDPAGSGLIRIDAITGFPVRITAPDTRTAAIATGLLQLELGAAPANVDIPGLGHYRVLVRDFDRGRTVVALPYRDVTNPLYTQLLMTGLLTLGAILLAYLGTRQIVATSLRPLNRLAATANQVSALPLARGEGAVPVRVAAADADPETEVGQVGLALNLMLDNVENALAARHRSETKVRRFVADASHELRNPLASIRGYAELTRRSSESLPPDASHALSRIEAESERMSALVEDLLLLARLDAEPTLDVRPTDLTEMVLNAVDDARAADREHHWSLNLPTDEVLANVDPHRTHQVIANLLANARTHTPPGTHVEASLSTADGWAVVAVTDDGPGVPPEIQDSVFERFTRADVSRARQTGGSSTGLGLAIVAAVVGAQGGQVGLDSRPGYTRFTVRLPLA; from the coding sequence GTGAGAGGCAGCCTGAGCCGGAGACTGGTCCGGCGGACCACCGCGCTGGTGGCGCTGGTCACCGTGGTGCTGGCCGTCTTCATCTCACTGGCCAACTTCCAGATCCTCCAACAGCAGTTGGACGAGCGGCTGGAGACTGCGGCTGCACGTCCCGGGCGAGTGGGGGCGAGCTCTCCGAGCAACACCGACGACCCCGCCGGCTCCGGACTGATCCGGATCGATGCGATCACTGGCTTCCCCGTCCGGATCACCGCGCCGGACACCCGCACCGCCGCCATCGCCACCGGGCTGCTCCAGCTGGAGCTTGGTGCGGCGCCGGCGAACGTCGATATCCCCGGACTCGGCCACTACCGGGTCCTGGTCCGCGACTTCGATCGGGGACGGACGGTGGTGGCCCTGCCCTACCGGGACGTGACCAACCCGCTGTACACCCAGCTGCTGATGACCGGCCTGCTCACCCTGGGCGCGATCCTGCTGGCCTACTTGGGCACCCGGCAGATCGTGGCCACCAGCCTGCGTCCGCTGAACCGACTGGCGGCCACCGCCAACCAGGTCTCCGCATTGCCACTGGCCCGCGGCGAAGGTGCGGTGCCGGTCCGGGTAGCCGCTGCCGATGCCGACCCCGAGACCGAGGTAGGCCAAGTCGGACTTGCTCTGAACCTGATGCTCGACAACGTCGAGAACGCGCTGGCAGCCCGGCATCGCAGCGAGACCAAGGTGCGTCGTTTCGTAGCGGACGCCTCACATGAGCTGCGCAACCCGCTGGCCTCGATCCGCGGCTACGCGGAGCTGACCAGGCGATCGAGTGAGTCCCTTCCACCCGATGCCAGCCACGCGCTGTCCCGGATCGAGGCGGAGTCCGAGCGGATGTCGGCCCTGGTCGAGGATCTGCTGTTGCTGGCCCGACTGGACGCCGAGCCCACCCTGGACGTGCGTCCGACCGATCTGACCGAGATGGTGCTCAATGCCGTCGACGACGCCCGGGCCGCCGACCGGGAGCATCACTGGTCACTGAACCTGCCCACCGATGAGGTGCTGGCCAATGTCGATCCCCATCGCACCCATCAGGTGATCGCCAACCTGCTGGCCAATGCGCGCACCCACACCCCGCCCGGAACCCACGTCGAAGCGTCCCTGAGCACGGCGGACGGCTGGGCGGTGGTTGCCGTGACCGACGACGGCCCGGGCGTCCCGCCCGAGATCCAGGACTCGGTCTTCGAACGGTTCACCAGGGCCGATGTCAGTCGGGCACGGCAGACCGGCGGTTCATCCACCGGCCTGGGCCTGGCCATCGTGGCCGCCGTGGTCGGCGCCCAGGGCGGGCAGGTCGGCCTCGACAGCCGGCCCGGCTACACCCGGTTCACCGTGCGTCTGCCGCTGGCCTGA